A single genomic interval of Bacillus smithii harbors:
- a CDS encoding carbon-nitrogen family hydrolase — translation MTFKIACLQLDIAFGAPLENRQLVQNEVEKIAAQHPDIIVLPELWTTGYDLTRLDEIADKEGEETKAFISELARRHRIHIVAGSIAKKTNDGTTNTMYVADRNGDIVGEYSKLHLFQLMDEHLYLRSGDTPGLFTLENTLCAGVICYDIRFPEWIRVHALQGAEVLFVVAEWPLPRLSHWRTLLQARAIENQCYVVACNRAGRDPNNTFAGHSLIIDPWGEILAEAKEDPCSLIAEIDLQKVKEVREQIPIFSDRRPEHYRTNEKIF, via the coding sequence ATGACATTCAAAATTGCTTGTCTTCAACTGGATATTGCTTTTGGCGCTCCGCTGGAAAATCGACAGCTTGTTCAAAACGAAGTAGAAAAAATAGCCGCTCAACACCCTGACATCATCGTTCTTCCGGAATTATGGACAACGGGCTATGATTTAACGCGTCTGGATGAAATTGCGGATAAGGAAGGCGAAGAAACAAAAGCATTCATTAGTGAGCTTGCGCGTCGTCATCGCATCCACATTGTCGCCGGTTCCATCGCCAAAAAAACAAATGATGGAACGACGAATACGATGTACGTGGCCGATCGAAACGGCGATATTGTAGGCGAATACAGCAAACTGCATCTTTTCCAACTGATGGATGAACATCTTTATTTGCGATCCGGAGATACACCAGGATTATTTACACTTGAAAATACATTATGTGCCGGTGTGATTTGCTACGACATTCGTTTTCCGGAATGGATTCGCGTACATGCCTTGCAAGGAGCAGAAGTGTTGTTTGTCGTTGCCGAATGGCCGTTGCCGCGTCTGTCTCATTGGCGTACGTTGCTTCAAGCGCGTGCCATTGAAAATCAATGTTATGTTGTCGCCTGTAATCGCGCCGGCCGCGACCCGAATAATACGTTCGCCGGACATTCGCTTATCATCGATCCGTGGGGGGAAATTCTTGCGGAAGCAAAAGAAGATCCTTGCTCCCTCATAGCTGAAATCGATTTGCAAAAAGTCAAAGAAGTACGTGAGCAAATCCCGATTTTTAGCGACCGTCGTCCGGAACATTACAGAACAAATGAAAAAATTTTTTAA
- a CDS encoding pyridoxal phosphate-dependent aminotransferase, with the protein MKHFAQSELLQKLPKQFFASLVAKVENVKAQGHDVINLGQGNPDQPTPSHIVEAMQKAVANPRYHKYSPFRGYSFFKEAVAAFYEREYGVKLDPEKEVAVLFGGKAGLVEIPTCLLNPGDLVLVPDPGYPDYWSGVALAQAEMAMMPLRAQNHFLPDYNEVSKDVAEKAKLMFLNYPNNPTGAAASKEFFMDTVSFAAKHDICVVHDFAYGAIGFDGKKPVSFLQAEGAKDVGIEIYTFSKTFNMAGWRVGAAVGNESVIAAINLLQDHLYVSLFGAIQEAAACALLSSQESVKKLVSLYESRRNTFIRALSQIGWDVTPPAGSFFAWLPVPNGWTSEQFSDFLLEKAHVAVAPGIGFGKHGEGYVRVGLLTREERLEEAVQRIAKLGLFHVAKK; encoded by the coding sequence ATGAAACATTTCGCACAATCGGAACTGCTGCAGAAACTGCCAAAACAGTTTTTTGCGTCTCTTGTCGCCAAAGTGGAAAACGTGAAAGCCCAAGGACATGATGTCATTAACCTCGGTCAAGGGAATCCGGATCAGCCGACGCCATCCCATATTGTGGAGGCGATGCAAAAGGCAGTCGCCAATCCCCGTTATCATAAATATTCGCCGTTCCGCGGCTATTCGTTTTTTAAAGAAGCGGTCGCGGCCTTTTATGAACGTGAATATGGGGTGAAACTGGATCCGGAAAAAGAAGTGGCGGTTTTATTTGGAGGAAAAGCAGGACTTGTGGAAATTCCGACCTGTTTGCTGAATCCGGGTGATCTTGTTCTCGTTCCTGATCCGGGATATCCGGATTATTGGTCGGGTGTCGCTTTGGCACAAGCCGAAATGGCGATGATGCCGCTTCGCGCTCAAAACCATTTTTTGCCGGATTACAACGAAGTCTCAAAGGACGTGGCAGAAAAAGCAAAATTAATGTTTTTAAACTATCCAAATAACCCTACCGGAGCGGCGGCATCGAAAGAATTTTTTATGGATACCGTTTCGTTTGCCGCAAAACACGATATTTGCGTCGTGCATGATTTCGCCTACGGGGCAATCGGATTTGACGGCAAAAAACCGGTCAGTTTCCTCCAAGCAGAAGGGGCTAAAGACGTCGGCATAGAAATATATACGTTCTCGAAAACCTTTAATATGGCCGGCTGGCGAGTGGGAGCCGCAGTTGGAAATGAAAGTGTCATCGCAGCGATTAACTTGCTTCAAGACCATTTATACGTCAGCTTGTTTGGTGCGATTCAAGAGGCAGCGGCTTGTGCGCTTCTTTCTTCACAAGAGAGCGTGAAAAAGCTTGTTTCGCTATACGAGTCGAGACGGAATACGTTTATTCGTGCTCTTTCGCAAATCGGTTGGGATGTCACGCCTCCTGCTGGCTCATTTTTTGCGTGGCTTCCTGTACCGAACGGCTGGACATCAGAGCAATTTTCTGATTTTCTACTCGAGAAAGCGCATGTGGCGGTTGCTCCTGGAATCGGATTTGGAAAACACGGAGAAGGGTATGTGCGCGTCGGTTTATTAACGAGGGAAGAACGGCTGGAAGAAGCTGTCCAACGTATTGCGAAGCTTGGTCTTTTCCATGTCGCAAAAAAATGA
- the mtnW gene encoding 2,3-diketo-5-methylthiopentyl-1-phosphate enolase: MSQVIATYLIHDEKDLEKKAEGIALGLTVGSWTNLPQLQKEQLQKHKGEVESVTPLEEDERVNEYLGKRVKRGLVRIAYPSLNFSADLPAILTTVFGKLSLDGEVKLVDLAFSEELKKQFPGPRFGIDGIRQKVGADHRPLLMSIFKGVIGRDLDYLSEQLKQQALGGVDLVKDDEILFENDLTPFEKRIANGKAVLNDVYEKTGKKTLYAVNLTGKTFELKEKAKRAAEIGADVILFNVFAYGLDVLQGLREDEDIAIPIMAHPAVSGALTPSEFYGIKSPLLLGKLLRLAGADFALFPSPYGSVALDRSEALGIADELTKEDEHWKRSFPVPSAGIHPGLVPLLIRDFGIDSVINAGGGIHGHPDGAEGGGKAFRAAIEAVLAGKTLEEAAKDHKELKKAIDLWGAHEVAV; this comes from the coding sequence ATGAGCCAAGTCATTGCCACCTATCTTATTCACGATGAGAAAGATTTGGAGAAAAAAGCAGAAGGAATTGCTCTTGGCCTCACGGTTGGTTCTTGGACCAATTTGCCGCAGCTGCAAAAAGAACAATTGCAGAAGCATAAAGGAGAAGTCGAGAGCGTCACACCGTTGGAAGAGGACGAGCGAGTCAATGAGTATCTGGGCAAACGTGTGAAGCGAGGACTTGTCCGCATTGCGTATCCAAGCCTCAATTTCAGCGCCGATTTACCGGCGATTTTAACAACCGTATTCGGCAAGCTGTCGCTCGATGGCGAAGTGAAACTGGTCGATCTTGCTTTTTCTGAAGAATTAAAAAAACAGTTTCCCGGTCCGCGCTTCGGAATAGACGGAATTCGCCAAAAAGTCGGCGCCGATCATCGTCCGCTTCTCATGAGTATTTTTAAAGGAGTCATCGGGCGTGATTTAGATTATTTGTCGGAGCAGTTAAAACAACAAGCCCTCGGCGGAGTCGATCTCGTGAAAGACGACGAAATTTTGTTCGAAAACGACTTAACTCCGTTTGAAAAGCGAATCGCCAACGGGAAAGCCGTGCTGAACGACGTATACGAAAAAACAGGAAAGAAAACGTTGTATGCGGTCAATTTAACGGGCAAAACATTCGAGTTAAAAGAAAAAGCAAAACGCGCGGCGGAAATCGGTGCCGATGTGATTCTTTTTAACGTGTTCGCTTATGGATTAGACGTATTGCAAGGCTTGCGCGAAGATGAAGACATTGCCATTCCGATTATGGCCCATCCAGCTGTCAGCGGTGCACTTACACCATCAGAGTTTTATGGCATCAAAAGCCCGCTCTTGCTTGGAAAATTGCTTCGATTAGCCGGAGCCGATTTTGCTCTTTTCCCATCGCCATATGGAAGCGTCGCCCTTGATCGAAGTGAAGCGCTCGGCATTGCCGACGAGTTGACGAAAGAAGATGAGCATTGGAAACGATCTTTCCCGGTTCCATCTGCGGGTATCCATCCAGGTCTAGTGCCGCTTTTAATTCGCGATTTTGGAATCGATAGCGTCATTAATGCCGGCGGCGGAATACACGGCCATCCGGATGGAGCTGAAGGCGGCGGAAAAGCATTCCGTGCAGCGATTGAGGCCGTGCTGGCAGGAAAAACTCTGGAAGAAGCTGCCAAAGACCATAAAGAGTTGAAAAAAGCTATTGATTTATGGGGCGCGCACGAGGTGGCAGTATGA
- the mtnX gene encoding 2-hydroxy-3-keto-5-methylthiopentenyl-1-phosphate phosphatase, translating to MTKPIIFCDFDGTITTQDNIAAIMKQFAPPEWEMLKDDILAERLTVQEGVGNMFSLLSSELKEEITDYVLQTARIRDGFREFVDFTRQHDIPLYVVSGGIDFFVYPILEGLIEKERIFCNGSDFSNETIQIVWPYSCDEHCQNGCGCCKPSLLRKHSKPDGFHIVIGDSITDLAVAKLADHVIARDFLLEKCKKLGISHSPFNTFFDVVEVFVKLEVGA from the coding sequence ATGACAAAACCAATCATTTTTTGCGATTTCGACGGAACCATTACCACCCAAGATAATATCGCTGCGATTATGAAACAGTTTGCTCCTCCGGAATGGGAAATGCTAAAAGACGATATATTGGCGGAGCGGCTGACCGTTCAAGAAGGTGTCGGAAACATGTTTTCCCTCCTTTCTTCCGAATTGAAAGAAGAGATTACGGACTACGTTTTACAAACGGCCCGTATTCGCGACGGCTTTCGGGAATTTGTCGATTTTACAAGACAACACGACATTCCGCTCTATGTAGTGAGCGGCGGCATTGATTTTTTCGTCTATCCGATTCTGGAAGGGCTTATCGAAAAAGAACGCATTTTTTGCAACGGTTCAGATTTTAGCAATGAAACCATTCAAATTGTTTGGCCTTATTCGTGTGATGAACATTGCCAAAACGGTTGCGGCTGTTGCAAGCCGTCGCTGCTGCGGAAGCACTCAAAACCGGATGGATTCCATATCGTCATAGGAGATTCCATTACGGATTTAGCTGTGGCAAAATTAGCGGACCATGTCATTGCTCGCGACTTTTTACTGGAAAAGTGCAAGAAACTAGGCATTTCCCATTCACCGTTCAACACGTTTTTTGATGTAGTGGAGGTGTTTGTGAAGCTGGAGGTGGGAGCATGA
- a CDS encoding methylthioribulose 1-phosphate dehydratase translates to MSELEKKWKELADVKAELAERDWFFATSGNLSIKVSDDPLHFLVTASGKDKRKQTDEDFLLVDALGHPAEETHLKPSAETLLHVEIYNRTNAGCGLHVHTIDNNVISELYGDIGEVEFSNQEIIKAFGLWEEDAVIRIPIIKNHAHIPTLAKEFARHVHDDAGAVLIRNHGITVWGRTAFEAKKYLEAYEFLFSYHIKLRCLTPLSL, encoded by the coding sequence ATGAGTGAACTTGAGAAAAAATGGAAGGAACTTGCCGATGTGAAAGCGGAGTTGGCCGAGCGCGATTGGTTTTTTGCAACAAGCGGGAACTTATCGATTAAAGTTTCCGATGATCCTCTCCACTTTCTTGTTACCGCGAGCGGAAAAGATAAACGAAAGCAAACCGATGAAGACTTCCTTCTCGTAGATGCGCTTGGCCATCCGGCTGAAGAGACCCATTTAAAACCTTCAGCGGAAACGCTTTTGCATGTGGAAATTTATAACAGAACCAATGCAGGCTGCGGCCTCCATGTCCATACCATCGATAATAATGTCATTTCTGAATTATACGGTGACATTGGAGAAGTGGAATTTAGCAATCAAGAAATTATAAAAGCGTTCGGACTTTGGGAAGAAGACGCTGTGATTCGCATTCCAATCATCAAAAATCACGCTCATATTCCAACGCTGGCGAAAGAATTCGCCCGGCATGTGCATGACGATGCAGGCGCCGTCCTCATTCGCAATCACGGCATTACCGTATGGGGGCGCACCGCATTTGAAGCGAAAAAATATTTGGAAGCATATGAATTTTTATTCAGTTATCATATCAAATTAAGGTGCCTGACCCCACTTTCGCTTTAA
- a CDS encoding 1,2-dihydroxy-3-keto-5-methylthiopentene dioxygenase: MATIRLHETNERITKEEEVIQFLDEQGVIYEKWDITKLPEHLREKYLLTEEEKNEILETFKEEIADISERRGYKAQDVISLSENTPNLDELLTNFKREHHHTDDEVRFIVSGHGIFVIQGKDGKFFDVELEPSDLISVPENTRHYFTLQEDRRVVAIRIFVTTEGWVPIYEKEETNA, translated from the coding sequence ATGGCAACGATTCGTTTACATGAAACAAATGAAAGAATTACAAAGGAAGAAGAAGTAATCCAATTTTTAGACGAGCAAGGCGTTATTTACGAAAAATGGGATATTACCAAACTCCCGGAACATTTGCGTGAGAAATATTTGCTTACGGAAGAAGAAAAAAATGAAATTTTAGAAACGTTTAAAGAGGAAATTGCGGATATTTCCGAACGTCGCGGCTATAAAGCGCAAGATGTCATTTCTTTATCTGAAAATACACCGAACTTGGATGAATTGCTCACAAATTTCAAGCGTGAACACCATCACACAGATGACGAAGTCCGCTTTATTGTCAGCGGCCACGGAATCTTTGTGATTCAAGGAAAAGACGGAAAGTTTTTTGACGTCGAGTTAGAGCCGAGCGATTTAATTTCCGTTCCCGAAAATACGCGCCACTATTTTACACTGCAAGAAGATCGTCGCGTTGTCGCCATACGCATTTTTGTCACAACTGAAGGCTGGGTGCCGATTTACGAAAAAGAAGAAACCAACGCCTAA